The Panicum virgatum strain AP13 unplaced genomic scaffold, P.virgatum_v5 scaffold_1805, whole genome shotgun sequence genome contains the following window.
CAACCAACCCCTacacaccggcggcggcggcggcgtgcgggcttTGCTTGCTGCCTTGCTCCGATGGCTCTCGTCGCCGGCTCCTACGAGCGCTTCATCTGGGGCTTCTCCCTCAAGACCCtgacctcgccggccgccgccaccgactcGTCGTCCGGAACCCTCACCCTCGCGCCGCTCTTCTCCTACCCGGCCCACACGGGCCCGGTCCGCTgcgtggccgcggcgccgcgTGCGGGGCTCGCGGcctccggcggcgccgacgactCCGTCTGCCTCTACGacctccccaccgccgccgacctcggCCCGCTCCTCGACCcgtccgccgccgtctccgcgcTCGCCTTCTACTCCCGGGGCCCCGTGCCGCGGAACCTCCTCGCCGCCTGCGACGACGGCGCGCTCCACCTCTACGACGCCGACGGCTTCGCGCTCCTCGCCACGCTCCGCGCGTTCCCCCGCCACGAGGCCGCCGAGGGCCTCGCCGTGCACCCGTCGGGCCGGGTCGCGCTCGCCGTCGGCCGCGCCGGGGCGCTCGCGATGGTCAACCTCGTCCGGGGGCGGCGCAGCTTCGCGTGCCGCCTCGAGCGCCCCGCGTCGGCAGTCTCGTACGCTGAGGACAAGGATGGCGGGGATCGCTTCGTCATGGCCGCCGAGGAGAAGGTGACCGTGCACGACTCCGAGGATGCAAGGATTATTCATGAGATGGACTGCAGCAAGAGGGTGCTCGCCATGGCGCCTGCCAAGGTACTATTACTGCTGCCATTGCCTGTCATCGCACTGCATCCTTTTGAGTTGGTCATATGAATGCTGAGGATTGAGCTATAACGAGTGGATTAGTGTGCAAGGGCTGAAAATTTGGTGAAATTTAACATCTTGTGAATGCAAATTCAGCTTTTTGATTGTCCATAATATGGTCAATTGACATCTCATGTGGCTTCATGCTAGGATTTTAGACACTCACTATTTCCAGATTGATATGTAAGCTTGAATTTCATCTCAGATGCTCTGTGTGCCCATATCTTAGCTCTTTGTCTTTGGATTTACCTCCATTGGCTTATTGTCTTCTACTGAAACCCAGTTACTTTTTGCACATTGCTAACATGTTCTTGGGTATTTTTCAGAATGGAGTCCTTTACACTGGAGGAGAGGACCGTGGTATCACTGCTTGGGATTTGTCCAGCGGCAAGGTCTCCTCACGCATTGAGGGTGCTCATGCAACTCGTGTAAAAGGGGTTGTTGTTTTTGATACTCGGAAGGATGGGTCAGAGCTCTGCAATCTAATTGCTTCTGCTTCATCCGATGGTGTCATAAGGGTATGGGATGTTCGGACAATTGGGAATGCAAAGCCTACCCCATTGGCAGAGGCTAACACAAAAGCAAGGCTAACCTGTCTTGCCGGGACATCATTGAAATGTAAGTACTAAAAGCTTCATATTCAACCTGTTCAAGTTTGTAGCGAGAAGATACAAATAAACATGTTGTATGGGGCATACCTTTTCAAGTTTGTAGCGAAAAGATACAAATAATCATGTTGTATGGGGCATGCCTTGAGTTAGATACACAGCCAAACTATAGGACGATGTTAATCTGGATTTTCATATTCAGATCTCTACTGAGGAAACACATTCCTTTTATTCTGTCAGTTTATTCCTTTTTGTCATTCACTGACTGTTATTCTTTCTATTATGTTAGCAATAATTCCTGTGCTTGCTAGAAAGATATGAAATCACCTGTCTTAATCAATTATTTTCTTCAGAGTAAATAGTATGCAGTTTGCATGGACGATCCTTTTTTATCTGTTAGAGGCTGTGGTTTCACATGTATTAGCTTAGTCTTCCACTTATGTTTCTTAGGACAATATATTTATTCCCCTTTTAATTAAATGTTGTATTTGGTTGTTTAAAATAAATTTAGGTAAAACTTCCCCCCACAGTGctagtttttttaataaaaaagagTGGTAGAGGTTTCCATTTATGATTGGTGCCCTATATGAAATCAATAAGATACACGATATCTTATGCATTTTATTCAACTTCTACAAGTAAATGTTTGTTAATTCTCTTTTGTTTTAATTCCCTTTTGTGAAATATAGTCTGTTGATTGCATATAATGTGACCTGTGGCTCTGTTGTTTTGCAGGAGTAGCAGAGTTCAAGTGAAGAGCGAATGATGAAGCAAATCTTTGAAGAGCCGCTGTGCTTATCTTTGTAACGTTTAGTTTAGTCCCTATAACGGATTTGGTATGAGAGAACTGGGCGTGAAAGAAGGATTGAAGCTGGAGATCTGGCACGCAAACATTAGCTGGATGCATTTGAAATGTATGATAGTCGTCAATTATACATAACAAAGTTTTGCAACTCAATGTGATTGCATGATTTGATTGGACCACAAGTTAATGACCATTTCAAATGTTAACTGGGCAATTCGCATGATCACATCATCGTGTTGCCTTCGCTGAACAGTTTTCGCTATTTTCCTAACGTAGAATCATAGCCCTAGATGTCCATCTCTCTCCTTGCATATACGATTAGCTTAGAAAAAGGTTAAAATTTGACATGCCACTGTAATCTTTATTAATCCTGTAGATGAAATTTTCAGTGACCATAGGAATCCTCTGAAGATTGAAATAACGCAAGACATCGTGAATTCGTAAATCTGATTTTGAGCAGCCAGGTCTGTCTGACAGTCAGATCTGGCACCATCAACCACTAAAAAATTGAGAGTTCTCCCAGTACGTAAGAAATTTAGAGTTCTCCCAAGTCCCAATGCGCGATCCGTTGGGGGCGGGCGGGAAGATCCGAGGATGGGGGAGGATTGGATTAGGGGAACGGGGAGGCGAGAAAGGAAGGAGGTGACCGTTGGGCCGGGAGGGAGGAATTTTCGAAACACGTGCCCtccaggtggcggtggcgggatGGCTGAAGCCCCGCTTTGCCCCGGCGAACAGAGGTTGGGCCCGCTGTCAGTGTCCCGTCGCCGGCCACGGAAAGGGTATTTTTGTCCCGGCGCGGCGGGCCCCGCACGTGCTGCTGTAGGCTGTAGCCAGTATAGGGCAATAGGCTTGCGGTTGGTAGGTATGGATCGATGAGCTGCTGCCAGTGAGCACAAACACTTTGCAGTTTCCATTTACATCTGAGATGACAAGATTGTATCTCAACAGTATGTCAGTATGCATACGCGATCGAGGAGAAGGTGCTACGATCCGGTGGACCATTCCTAACGCGCCGCCGAGAACGGCGACGGCGAGTCCTGACGCTAGTCGTCGGCGTGGTGGTACACCGCGGGGACCGCTCTGGGCGACGAGTTCCAGACGGCGTGGATGCGGCCGGCGACGCTGCGGGCGGAGCGCGCCACGAACGCGGCGCAGGCCTCGGCGGGGTCGTCCACGCACCCCTGCCCCGAGCACGCGCGCATCAGCACGCGCCCgcaccggcctcctcctcctccgccgcgccgcgcgccgccgccgaagccgcaACGGCGCCAGAGCCGGGCCATGCAACGACACGAGACCGCTCGCTTCCTGCGGAAATGGAACCTGGCGCGCTTCTTCCTTGTTTTTGTTTAGGTGAGGAGAGACGCAAGGCGACCATGCATCGGCATTACCAGTGAGCATCTCCCTCTCACCGGCTCTGCTTGATTCTAGGATCCATGTCCTAACCCTGACCTGGCCAGACATAGCATTCCATCATAAAAGACACTGCATGCCATGCCTTAAGGTCAGGATCAACAGCGTGGCAAGTGGCAAATACACCACAGCTCAGCTACAGTGGAACTAATCAGCAAGACCACTAAAAACAATCATTGGCAAGGGAAGATCTGCATAGGGGAAAATTTtctgccaaaaaaaaagaactcacAGAATCAATCATGGCTAGTGACAAAAGTGCCAAATGTTGGCCATCAAAACGGGACATCAATATTGACAGACATTCATTGACTCTATTCGCTTCATCTTCGCTGCA
Protein-coding sequences here:
- the LOC120694028 gene encoding p21-activated protein kinase-interacting protein 1-like codes for the protein MALVAGSYERFIWGFSLKTLTSPAAATDSSSGTLTLAPLFSYPAHTGPVRCVAAAPRAGLAASGGADDSVCLYDLPTAADLGPLLDPSAAVSALAFYSRGPVPRNLLAACDDGALHLYDADGFALLATLRAFPRHEAAEGLAVHPSGRVALAVGRAGALAMVNLVRGRRSFACRLERPASAVSYAEDKDGGDRFVMAAEEKVTVHDSEDARIIHEMDCSKRVLAMAPAKNGVLYTGGEDRGITAWDLSSGKVSSRIEGAHATRVKGVVVFDTRKDGSELCNLIASASSDGVIRVWDVRTIGNAKPTPLAEANTKARLTCLAGTSLK